Proteins from a single region of Phycisphaerae bacterium:
- a CDS encoding transposase, which translates to MCELLAGVEFFVTDQRQPARQVVASRTRRDTVEQWTKGANNAVKWTRLSCRDFVDNPLRLQLFTLACILGSFSRRLALPRVLKHWLLTALREILLKIGAKVVMHACGVNPRVAEVVIQRRLLAATVERVQGPCRSDLAVVPSR; encoded by the coding sequence ATGTGCGAGCTGCTCGCGGGGGTGGAATTCTTCGTCACAGACCAACGTCAGCCGGCCCGGCAGGTTGTGGCGTCTCGCACCCGTCGCGATACGGTCGAGCAATGGACCAAAGGCGCCAACAATGCGGTGAAGTGGACACGGCTGAGCTGCCGCGACTTCGTTGACAACCCGCTGCGATTGCAACTGTTCACCCTCGCATGCATCCTGGGCAGCTTCTCGCGGCGGCTGGCGCTGCCCAGGGTGTTGAAGCACTGGTTGCTCACCGCGCTGCGTGAGATATTGCTGAAGATCGGTGCCAAGGTTGTCATGCATGCCTGCGGGGTAAATCCCCGGGTGGCCGAGGTGGTTATCCAGAGAAGGCTACTCGCCGCCACCGTGGAACGCGTTCAGGGTCCGTGCCGGTCCGATCTTGCCGTGGTGCCGTCCCGATAA
- a CDS encoding SUMF1/EgtB/PvdO family nonheme iron enzyme yields the protein MNTRRAAKWCVSAIGLLAWATAAPTWAADLDGDGVPDAWDACPETPTGIPVDAQGRPLGDVDKDCDVDMADFVLLQASMTGPSPNPAGMVLVPGGEFLMGDSFLEGAPDEYPRHAVQVDSFYMDAHEVTNQQYVDALNWALRQGNLIAVTNGLIYQDGSSIVYAATQTAETASSVVWNGSSFACLPYRATHPMVMVSWYGAAAYANWRSTMLQQPPAYDLATWSCNLAAGYRLPTEAEWEKAARGGLVGYRFPWADSDTIEHTRANYRSDAAYAYDTSTTRGYHPLWGVTGSNCWTSPLRFFSGALQEQAEWAWPGSPGSYQTQNGVNGYGLHDMAGGVWEFCNDWYDAAWYAASPYANPQGPTTGTVRVMRGTGWGWYASAARCAARASIAPDTRYVDAGIRLVLRAP from the coding sequence ATGAACACGCGACGAGCAGCGAAGTGGTGTGTTTCCGCGATCGGTCTGCTGGCTTGGGCAACTGCTGCGCCCACATGGGCGGCGGACCTCGATGGCGATGGTGTGCCGGACGCCTGGGACGCGTGCCCCGAAACCCCAACCGGCATTCCGGTGGACGCGCAGGGCCGTCCCCTGGGTGATGTGGACAAAGACTGCGACGTGGACATGGCCGATTTCGTCCTGCTGCAAGCGAGCATGACCGGTCCGTCGCCCAATCCTGCCGGCATGGTGCTCGTCCCAGGCGGCGAGTTCCTGATGGGCGATTCCTTCCTGGAAGGCGCCCCCGATGAGTACCCCCGCCACGCTGTCCAGGTGGACTCCTTCTACATGGACGCACACGAGGTCACCAACCAGCAGTATGTGGACGCGCTCAACTGGGCACTCCGCCAGGGCAACCTGATCGCGGTCACCAACGGCCTGATCTATCAAGACGGCTCGAGCATCGTTTACGCGGCGACCCAGACCGCGGAAACGGCGAGTTCGGTCGTCTGGAACGGCAGTTCGTTCGCGTGCCTACCCTACCGCGCCACCCATCCCATGGTCATGGTGAGTTGGTACGGCGCCGCGGCGTATGCCAATTGGCGCAGCACCATGCTGCAGCAGCCTCCCGCCTATGACCTCGCGACGTGGTCCTGCAATCTCGCGGCGGGCTACCGGCTGCCCACCGAGGCAGAATGGGAGAAAGCGGCCCGGGGCGGCTTGGTCGGCTACCGCTTCCCATGGGCCGACTCCGACACCATCGAGCACACGCGGGCCAACTACCGCAGCGACGCCGCGTACGCGTACGACACCAGCACGACCCGCGGCTACCACCCGTTGTGGGGCGTGACGGGCAGCAACTGCTGGACCAGCCCGCTTCGCTTCTTCTCCGGCGCTCTGCAGGAGCAGGCGGAGTGGGCGTGGCCGGGATCGCCGGGCAGCTACCAAACGCAGAACGGCGTGAACGGCTACGGCCTGCACGACATGGCCGGTGGCGTGTGGGAATTCTGCAATGACTGGTACGACGCTGCCTGGTACGCCGCCAGCCCATACGCCAACCCCCAAGGTCCGACCACCGGCACGGTGCGGGTGATGCGCGGTACGGGCTGGGGCTGGTACGCCAGCGCGGCCCGCTGTGCAGCCCGGGCCAGCATTGCTCCCGATACGCGCTACGTCGATGCCGGTATACGACTGGTACTGCGCGCTCCTTGA